A window of the Oncorhynchus keta strain PuntledgeMale-10-30-2019 chromosome 21, Oket_V2, whole genome shotgun sequence genome harbors these coding sequences:
- the LOC118370841 gene encoding serine/arginine-rich splicing factor 3-like isoform X2, with translation MGEPAHLRDCPLDCKVYVGNLGNSGNKTELERAFGYYGPLRSVWVARNPPGFAFVEFEDPRDATDAVRELDGRTLCGCRVRVELSNGEKRSRSRGPPPSWSRRTGREDYSSKRRGSPPVRRRSPRRRSFSRSHSRSLSRDRRRERSISRDRNHKPSRSFSRSRSRSRTAERK, from the exons ATGGGAG AACCTGCTCATCTCAGAGATTGTCCTCTGGATTGCAAGGTGTATGTAGGGAACTTGGGCAACAGTGGAAACAAGACTGAGTTGGAGAGGGCGTTTGGGTACTATGGCCCTTTGCGGAGTGTGTGGGTGGCCAGGAACCCCCCAGGCTTTGCCTTTGTCGAGTTTGAGGATCCCAGAGATGCAACCGACGCTGTGAGAGAACTGGATGGACG GACGCTGTGTGGCTGCAGAGTGAGAGTTGAATTGTCCAATGGGGAGAAACGCTCGAGGAGCCGTGGACCTCCTCCCTCCTGGAGCCGTCGCACTGGACGTGAAGACTACAGCAGCAAGCGCCGTGGGAGCCCGCCTGTCAGACGCCG ctctcctaGGAGGAGAAGCTTCAGCCGCAGTCACAGCAG gtctctGTCAAGAGACCGAAGAAGAGAGAGGTCTATCTCCAGAGACAGGAACCATAAACCTTCAAGATCCTTCTCAAGGTCTCGGAG CCGCTCCAGGACCGCTGAGAGAAAGTGA
- the LOC118370841 gene encoding serine/arginine-rich splicing factor 3-like isoform X1, whose translation MWEHLQDQFIYYFVSSSKKPGSVEMGEPAHLRDCPLDCKVYVGNLGNSGNKTELERAFGYYGPLRSVWVARNPPGFAFVEFEDPRDATDAVRELDGRTLCGCRVRVELSNGEKRSRSRGPPPSWSRRTGREDYSSKRRGSPPVRRRSPRRRSFSRSHSRSLSRDRRRERSISRDRNHKPSRSFSRSRSRSRTAERK comes from the exons atgtgggaacaccttcaagaccag TTTATTTATTATTTCGTCAGCTCTTCAAAGAAACCAGGATCCGTCGAGATGGGAG AACCTGCTCATCTCAGAGATTGTCCTCTGGATTGCAAGGTGTATGTAGGGAACTTGGGCAACAGTGGAAACAAGACTGAGTTGGAGAGGGCGTTTGGGTACTATGGCCCTTTGCGGAGTGTGTGGGTGGCCAGGAACCCCCCAGGCTTTGCCTTTGTCGAGTTTGAGGATCCCAGAGATGCAACCGACGCTGTGAGAGAACTGGATGGACG GACGCTGTGTGGCTGCAGAGTGAGAGTTGAATTGTCCAATGGGGAGAAACGCTCGAGGAGCCGTGGACCTCCTCCCTCCTGGAGCCGTCGCACTGGACGTGAAGACTACAGCAGCAAGCGCCGTGGGAGCCCGCCTGTCAGACGCCG ctctcctaGGAGGAGAAGCTTCAGCCGCAGTCACAGCAG gtctctGTCAAGAGACCGAAGAAGAGAGAGGTCTATCTCCAGAGACAGGAACCATAAACCTTCAAGATCCTTCTCAAGGTCTCGGAG CCGCTCCAGGACCGCTGAGAGAAAGTGA